A single window of Actinoallomurus bryophytorum DNA harbors:
- a CDS encoding beta-ketoacyl synthase N-terminal-like domain-containing protein gives MTRRAVITGIGVTAPSGVGAAAHWDTVLKGENRIGRISLFDPARYPVTLAGEVRGFVPTDHVASKLRVQTDRWTWLGLAAADEAFGDAALDPAGVPPYEIAATLASSSGGNLFGQKELQRLWSNGTARQVGAYQSIAWFYAASVGQVTIKHGLKGASSVLCAESAGGLDSLAHAARTIRRGASVVLAGGTECPLSPYALVCQLSKGQLTTRTDPERAYRPFDVDADGYVPAEGGAIFVVENLDDALARGAPYIYGEVAGWGATHDAVPAHRSNGGSVRHYARAMSRALETSGLDPADIDLVLPDALGVPAFDVSEAEAMRSVFGVDALPVVTTQKALVGRMYQGGAALDVATALLAMRHRYVPGTAGIDQPAPGCELNFAYTSHRAAPDAAMVNARGYDGFNSSVVIRRYPRETEAQ, from the coding sequence ATGACGCGACGCGCCGTCATTACGGGCATCGGCGTCACCGCGCCGAGCGGCGTCGGCGCCGCGGCCCACTGGGACACCGTCCTGAAGGGGGAGAACCGCATCGGCAGGATCTCCCTGTTCGACCCGGCACGCTACCCGGTGACTCTCGCCGGGGAGGTACGCGGCTTCGTTCCCACCGACCATGTCGCCAGCAAGCTGCGGGTGCAGACGGACCGGTGGACCTGGTTGGGACTCGCCGCGGCGGACGAGGCGTTCGGCGACGCCGCGCTCGATCCGGCCGGCGTTCCGCCGTACGAGATCGCCGCGACGCTCGCCAGTTCCTCCGGCGGCAACCTGTTCGGGCAGAAGGAGCTCCAGCGCCTGTGGAGCAACGGCACCGCCCGCCAGGTGGGCGCGTACCAGTCCATCGCCTGGTTCTACGCCGCCAGCGTCGGCCAGGTCACGATCAAGCACGGGCTGAAGGGCGCCTCCAGCGTGCTGTGCGCCGAGAGCGCGGGTGGGCTGGACAGTCTCGCTCACGCGGCCCGTACGATCCGCCGTGGCGCGTCCGTGGTCCTTGCGGGTGGCACCGAGTGCCCGCTCAGCCCGTACGCGCTGGTGTGCCAGCTCAGCAAGGGCCAGCTCACCACCAGGACCGATCCCGAGCGTGCATACCGGCCGTTCGACGTCGACGCCGACGGTTACGTGCCGGCCGAGGGCGGCGCCATCTTCGTCGTCGAGAACCTCGACGACGCGCTCGCCCGCGGCGCTCCGTACATCTATGGAGAGGTCGCCGGGTGGGGGGCGACGCACGACGCGGTGCCGGCGCACCGATCCAACGGCGGTTCGGTGCGGCACTACGCGCGCGCCATGTCACGAGCGCTGGAGACCTCCGGACTGGACCCGGCCGACATCGATCTGGTCCTTCCAGACGCGCTCGGGGTGCCCGCGTTCGACGTGAGCGAGGCCGAGGCGATGCGCTCGGTGTTCGGCGTCGACGCACTCCCCGTCGTCACTACGCAGAAGGCGCTGGTCGGACGCATGTACCAGGGAGGGGCGGCGCTCGATGTCGCCACCGCCCTGCTCGCGATGCGGCACCGATACGTGCCCGGAACGGCCGGGATCGACCAGCCCGCCCCCGGGTGTGAGCTGAACTTCGCGTACACCTCGCATCGCGCGGCTCCCGACGCGGCGATGGTCAACGCGCGCGGCTACGACGGCTTCAACAGCTCCGTGGTCATCCGCAGGTATCCGCGTGAAACGGAGGCACAATGA